The sequence TTCTAGCTCAAAATGGATTAAGAGTAGAAGGATTGAGGTTAGGCCCACTTTCTCACTCAAAATGGATTAGGAGCAaaaggattggggttaggcccactttctgactCAAAATGGATTAGCAGcagaaggattggggttaggcccactttttgaCTCAAAATGGATTAGCAGAAgcattggggttaggcccactttttgactcaaaatggattaggagcagaaagattggggttaggcccactttctggctcAAATGGAAAGATAGGGTTAGACCCACTGAAGGGATCTAGCAacatgtgtatttgtttgtatacTCCGTGActgcatatattcatgtgtatgctccgtgtttgcatatattcatgtgtatacttcatgtttttatgtgtatgctccatgtttggttCATACTTAATATGCTCTAGAGATGTGAATAACTAGAAAGATATAAGTTACATTTGAGGTCATAAAAATGtgccatgcttctaatcctcatttaAATATATGTTAAGATCGCCCATGCTTTAACATAAAGAAATATCCATAGTATGGTGCAAGTGTTGGGTAAAGCCAAATTAAAGAAGAAATACTAATCTACAAGGGTTGATTTATTCAGTTCTTAGAAAcctacattgcttgaggacaagcaattttgggaagggcggactgtaatgtccccttgttgaaatagaatttattaataaataataataaattaaaatataaactaataaaaataaaaatcaaaataattaaaaattagttaagtttaatgaatggtcaaaaggcatgaaatgaaaagttgagactccctcaaacatgagatataaaagggagaaaagagaacttCGTTTGGGGAGAAAAGgaaaaaaaggaagaaagaagggagcaaaggaattaatgaagcattaatgggaagaagataaggaagtgtctctttcaaaggggcagcactgatgaaaggttgtgaccctttcgaagggtggtaattgtgaaaggttgtgatcTTTAAGAAGGTGtcactctccctcacattggaggatatatagtagagaagttttcatttgagaaggaaggatccatggaatagaacaaaatatctgaagcattaaaagcaaacctaaatcagaattataagaaaatctggAAGAATAATATGAACATTTATCAGAGAGATCAGAACACAAATGCAAATCTGCAAGCAATAATAAAGCAGGCAtcgaaggaaaagaagaggaaaaattaAATCAATAACCATAAAATCAGACctgatggaatagaaaggattctcattcacacatatatatatctgagtataggcagcaaatcagattgatataaacaccaaacctgtgcatttaaagagggaaacaacattgaattgaatctgtccaaattaccacagcagactgaaaatacataacctgcaataattctacaagtatattgggcaagatttagtgtcctcccaaaagggggCATTACAGAGAGGTATTTGAAGAGGTTAGGGACACTGCTGCTGTCAACTGTACATACTATTTTGTGTATAGATTAGCTTGTTGGACTTGATAGTTAAGGAGAACAGTGGGCTTAACAGGTCATAATTACCTTAGTTGTGTTTTATTGCATAAATGTTTATTATCATTCTGGCAGAGTTATTTTCTGTTTGGGTATAATTCTAGTGAAAGGAGGCAACTATACTTTCATACTATGGACTGCCCTTGCAAGTAGGTATGTCATTAGACAGACCCAAGACACTTCCTATAATGCTCCCTTCTCAGACATAGTCAGCTAATGTTTCCCATTAGCCTATTCCTAGATCCCTACGAGCTAATTGGTGGTGGTTAGGGGACTCGTGTTTTCTTGGAGAGCTCAGTTTTAGTTTTCTTGACTTTCCAACAATTGTGATGGTGTTCTAGTTGATGGCAACGCTCTTTGTAGCATTTTTGGCCTTCTAGGTTGTTCTCCATAGTTCTGGGAGAATACTGCTATTTACGGTAAGTGCTCGTTTTGGCACCTAGCACTTTTCTTCGGCATCAAATATGTCTCAACATGATCAGTTTCAGTTCTTGGTGCCCTGGCGAGGCTTTCCACAATGTGGTTGGAATTATTTGAATATTTGCAGAAAAGTTATAAAGTAGCATTTTAATATTCACTTTAGTGttctattattttaaaatttaaagtgATGTTATGGTCCCCAAGTTGGACGCCTGGGAAAAGGGGAACTTGgaattaagttgtttttaaaattgttATCAGGGCCTTTTCAAGGGAAATGGATcgatttgaaattttaaattccCCCTTTTTCCTCCAAGTCTATATAAAGAAGTTTTGGCTCTCACTTTCATTCATTCAAAGTTGCACACATATTGACATGTTGTTGGAGTGAACATTGAGTTCTACCAAGAGTTGACTCAGGATAGAAACCTTCATCAATATATACTAGTTTCAATGGTGAAAGATCCATCCTAGTTGGTTTGGTGTTTTCACATAGGAAACACACTGATTTTAATGAACTTTTGGGAATCCAGGGTTGCACAAAATGAAGCTTTTCAAGGTAAATTGATTGGAGTTTTCAATAAATATTGGCATTGGTTCTTGGGCATTTTTGGCATTAATCCAAGTGATTTGCAGGGCTTTTTGGGTCTGGTCGTACACCTCATTATGCTGGTTGTACACCTCTTTTTGGGATGACAAGTTGAAAGGGTGAGACAAATGATTCTGGGTACTTTACCATAGCACTTTTCACCATTGGGCGATCAGGTTTGGAGCTTTGGACGGTGGTTATCTACTGAGATTTATTTCCTAGAAGGGTTGTACCATTCCAAGCAAGTCGTACACCTAGTTGAGGAGGACACTGGAAAATCTAGGCTCAAACACCTTGTGTTTTGGGGCCGTTATAACTTGTTTGAGGGCACCAAAGTCTACTAAGGAGGTTGGAGAGTCTTAGTGGTGAATTTCCAAGGTTTGCTAGGTAATTTAAGAGGTTTTAGTGAGATCTCACAAGTAGTACCAACGCCCAGATTGATTGGTAGTTGACTGAAATACACTTTGCTGGTCATTCTTGGTTGTTTGGGTGAGTTTGGGTGGTGTTGAAAGAGGCTGGTTACTTTTGATCTATGTTATCGGATTCATGGGTTTGGGTTTGGGTCTGGGTTTGGCCTTGGGTTTAGACTTGGGTTTGAACCTAACACCCGAGGCAAACCTTGGGTGAACCCGAGCGTTTCTGGCACCATGGGCATCCAAAAAAGAGCCCCACAAGTcacaaaaaatcatttaaaaattaaaaatgcccccccaaccctaattttgccctaccTTTCCTTCATTTTGTCATTTGACCTCATTTTTTCAACACAAAACTTGTATTCTCACCATTTTTTTTCTCCTAGCTGGTTCTGGAAGTTGCTGATTTAGATGCTATAGTTGCACAACTTGCCCAAGTCTCTATAGATGAGGCAACTCTTGCACTTGACATAGACGAAGCTAGTGGGAATGACAATCTAAtggattgtggttcaaatgaagTTGAGCCAAATGTTGACCTTGATGCTTCGAATGAAGATGAATATGAATtgtaatttacattttcattatgtattgACATTTAGAGACTTAAATATTATCATTTTTGTAAATTATTAATATGATATTATGAggtatttaaaaaatttatttattggcAATTATAAATTTATGAGTATCACTCTTCTTATACTTATAAAATTatagttatattttataattttataatttttgatgtttgaatatatgtgtgtgtatgtgtttacgGACATACTTGTACCCGTACCCATACCCAAGGGAAAACAATTGCCATACCCAAACCCATATCCCGTACCCAAATCAGCCACTTAGCTTTTGATGCACCAAGCTACTTGACTTACAACTCTTATTGCTAGCAAGTTGTCTTTGAAGGTTTTCTATGGCTACCTCTTCCTGCAAATGGTGAACAGCAGTCCTGTATCTTGCTCCATGTGACGTTTCAGACCTGTGATGCTCATTTCTACCTCTGCTTTTAATAATATCCCAAATTACGGATGTTTACAAACTAATGTATATTCAATGCACTGTTGTCCTCTGATTTCCAATCATAATAAGTTGCAACAGTCAATGTATGCATGCTGAATTTGATATCAGATTATAATAGCAGAGTGTTCTCTTAAATGCAAGTTTATGTTGTCATTtcttattgcaaaaaaaaaaaaaaaaattaggggttGTTCTTACACTTGCATACCATCTGTTTCAATGCCACTCTATTCTCCCATAGTACTCTACTTTCACATATGAGTGATAAGGTTGGAGCAATAAGGATTTCTTCAAGGAGTGACAACGAAAAATTCAACAACTTACCAAGATTGGAGCTGCCATGTGTATCAgtgatttgaaaagaaaaaagaatacTACTCAATCACACTCTCCATGATAGTGATCGATTGCTTGGGATTCCTATTATTTGAGCAACACCTCGATTATCCATCAGTAGTCCGAAGGAATTATGAAAGTCAAATAGTAAAAATGATAGTAGCGTGAAGGCTTCTTGCAACGACCATCTTCTTCCCCCTATATACTTGTAATTCTTCACCATCTGCTCTAAGTAGGCCTTGCAAGTCCTCTGTCaaaaccaaagaaacgggactcggactcaaCAAGGCCAACTCAGACTCGGACTCAAGACTCGGAGTCAGACTcgactggactcgggaaagtgaaaaactcaagaaatttaaagatttttaaagatttaaaacttgtttcatgcaccctttattgaatacaccttaaagacacaacaacatcatcaaactcggctcatttgattacatacacaagtatacatcaatcacataagcataaatgcaaattgtagctgaaggaaatagcaaacatagatatataaatattgtcaaatgtatacaatattacaaaactcatggaataaaaaatccatgtcatcatatgatcatcatcaaatgttccatacaaataccaaaggtaaatacaactacaagcctatggcttagAGGAGCGTGCACCCTCTGGCCCCGGCCCCCTAcgaaggtgtctaaggtaggtcctggatgattcggcagccatagccgctccccgtgacaccatgccatgctcaccaacatcaggaacatctgtgtcactatctgcctctgaatctcctatctctgctcgtgctctccgctcctcctctgccatggctacaacctcagcctctatatctacccggtcgatccaatcaatgtcatcatcactaaagacagccACAGGATTTGTCTCAGTGGCCCACTCTGCAtcaggatcaacctcatctagaatgataggacagatgtcaactaatgcattctttctcattctcaagcggaggttgtagtgaacaaagacgagatcattcatcttctccacggataatctattgcgcctcttggagtgtatgtgctcaaacatactccaattgcgttCACAACcagatgcgctgcatggttggctcaagatgcgaatggccaacttttgAAGATTTGGTGTCGTTGGGCCAAAAAATCTCCACCaattatctgagtttgaaatgagaaaaataaataaaatcagtctcactcataaactcatttaacaatatacaataaaaactaaaattaagccttccaatttatttttacctagcatcatagttgtcctactttctttggTGATAGGACGAGAGAAGAtctctccttgtgcatttgagaacaactgtagctctcgaaTAAGCTTTGTCTGAGTAGAACCAGCAagtgccatcttctccatgattgagtatagcccattaaggacctccacattaGCCTTGAAAGTAGGGCTAAaatggaatgccggattcagataataggctgctgcatggatgggcctgtgaagctgatgatgccatctcctatcaatgatctcccaaatgggaccatacttgctctcatctcctccatagacggatttgatgccctcctttgccctatccatgccctcatatatgtagcccattgcgggcttttctccatccgcaactcacaacaaaaccaccaagggcttaacaaactgcaaaattgaaaatattgtgtaatttagaaaaatgagcaaataagagaatatgatgaataagttaaaaaacaaaaagttgaaTTGTAGAGTTAATAAAAaatttaccttcactatctcatcacaagggatccAAAAGTCTCGCTCATCAAAAATGtagtctgccatatctttccctgcaAGGGTGGcaacataggatgaggaagaccactcctcaccaacaatcatacgtctcaaggccgaCTTACAgcgaagcatggactgcaatgtgatgaagtttgaggcaaatcttgtgattcctagaCGAGCTAGCTCTTTCtactctgtgtattgtctcataagagccaacacccattaatgattatatacaaatttgcacacatttcttgccctttctacacatctcttgacccatgggagttttccaatatcctccaacatgaggtcaatgcaatgggcggcacatggagtccaaactatagatgggtgcctctccatcaatagtctacctgcagcaacataatttgttgcactataattaatgaagttacaaaatagtaattaatttgcaaacaaaattagtttgtaatcaaaagtttacttgcagcaacataatttgttgcattgttggtcaccacctgtaccatgttctcctcacccacctcatcaatcacctcctctatctgctcacataggtaggtggcattcttgcaatgggcagagacatcaatggacttgatgaaaacagtgccccctaaaataaaaaaaataaagcaagatcaatgatcattcaatattaaatgaaaaataaaaaattaatgactaaatgaaactaaaattaatcaatcacctgcagaagaaacaagaaaattaaggagagttctatctctcctatccgtccaaccatcagtcgtgatggtgcaacctttagagctccatatctggcgttgttcactaattccttcttcacatcattcaccaattgagtcaaaatgggtcccctcaaatcagactcaaaaggggctttgaaccccgtcccacatatggtaagggcatcaaccatttcttgccaataaggagacctgtcacaaatattaaatgagataagttaagtatgtacTATGTAGTATGTACGagaaaaaataaaatgaagaatcaaagcataaaaattaaaacaatcaaacataaaacattcacctggctatAAAGAATGGAACACTATTGTAGacccaaaacctgccaactgccattttagcgggcatcatggacctccttgttccaacccatgctctcaagcgactgttgggacccaggagtagtgtgAGGCGCAAagaaggtatccaacctagatttatgAATTCTAGATCCAACgctaacactcccactaccacTAGAAGAACTAGAAGACATTGtatgatagttttgtgaaacttgaggcaaataagaaagtgaaggttgctacaataaaacattacaaatacaaaaagaaattaatACATTCATTCTTTGTTGTGCATTCAttcaacccatgctctcaagcgactgttgggacccaggagtagtgtgAGGCGCAAagaaggtatccaacctagatttacgaattctagatccaatgctaacactcccactaccactagaagacattgtatgatagttttgtgaaacttgaggcaaataagaaagtgaaggttgctacaataaaacattacaaatacaaaaagaaattaatACATTCATTCTTTGTTGTGCATTCATTCTCATTGAAcatttttttcagaaaaaataaggtagggtttgtaaaaaaaaaattttaaaaattgtagggtttgtcaaatcctacttttttttaaaataaattacaaaacctacatacaaccctacatagtaacatacaaaagattttggaagaaaatgtaaaactttcaaaataaatgaatagaaaatggaatttttgcatacaagaaacaaaaaaacctcaaaaaaaacaatcttacctcttacaacaagcttgaaatgagctgcaaactcttcctatccaactcttgatgcaccaaatccaaacacaatgcagccccaatgtgataaatggaagaaatcttgagcttcctccttgttggtttttcttcaatgcacccttgtttttcttcacaactcactttactcctatttttgcaagtgaatgaaatgaagttcacttttaggggctaaggataaataacaaaaaaaaaagaagttaaaaaaacttttttaaatgttttttttttgtcattttgtttaaCCCAGCCCGTGGCCGAGTTTCAGGCACGAGACTCATCGAGTTTGgcggccaaactcgccaactcggtgaGACTGGCGAGTTTGCCTCCTGGACtaagccgagtccgagtccgagctctGCAGACTCGGGAGGCATGACTCAGACCCGGACTCACCGAGTTTGGGCAAGTTCGGGCGATTCTCATTTCTCTGGTCAAAACATCACCATTTTTACCATGCAATCCACTTGGGCTTCTCTCAAGCTAAATTCTTGGACAACGGGCAAAATAAAGGTAACTTGAAGTGCTTCGGGGACTTAAGAATAACATTGGACTACAAAAATGATAACTGTGATTCCGAGTCTGTAAAAGAAAATAATTATGTCatctaaagaaaaaaaataaacCAATGATACCTCCATAAAACACGGGTTGAGATCCAGCTTCAGTCTGCCAAAGACTGCAAGGTGGTGTGGTGGAATTTAGTATTGATTGACAAAGTGCAAGAAAGCAGATTCTAATactgtattgtaatcctattgcaGGTCCTCCTCTATGCCAGTTTAATTTGGATAGAAAAAGAGTTAAATCAAAGCCAATTCTCAACATTATAAGGTCGGCATCAGAGTTTCCAACAAAGGAAAAGTTATATTCTATTAAAGTCTTTCTGTAGGGCGGTATCCAAGGTGTGTGTTGTATGCTCTGCAAATTGTAGATTAAGTATTGGCTAGGACCAGAGAAACGAGACTCGcccgaaatcgcccaaactcggcgagtccgagtccgagtcaggccaaacgagtcccaggggctcggactcggactcggccgagtctggagagtaaactcgccagactcgccgagttggcgattttggctcaaaatcgccaaactcggcgagtcctgagcctcagactcggctactggctgggttaataaaatgaccaaaaaaaaaacattttaaaaagtaataagtttttttggaaag is a genomic window of Cryptomeria japonica chromosome 7, Sugi_1.0, whole genome shotgun sequence containing:
- the LOC131072406 gene encoding uncharacterized protein LOC131072406, translated to MGYIYEGMDRAKEGIKSVYGGDESKYGPIWEIIDRRWHHQLHRPIHAAAYYLNPAFHFSPTFKANVEVLNGLYSIMEKMALAGSTQTKLIRELQLFSNAQGEIFSRPITKESRTTMMLDNWWRFFGPTTPNLQKLAIRILSQPCSASGCERNWSMFEHIHSKRRNRLSVEKMNDLVFVHYNLRLRMRKNALVDICPIILDEVDPDAEWATETNPVAVFSDDDIDWIDRVDIEAEVVAMAEEERRARAEIGDSEADSDTDVPDVGEHGMVSRGAAMAAESSRTYLRHLRRGPGPEGARSSKP